The following coding sequences are from one Mycolicibacterium aichiense window:
- a CDS encoding TetR/AcrR family transcriptional regulator — MATASYHHGNLRQALLDHGVALARAGGPDAVVLRDVQRLAGVSNSAAYRHYADRRALLAAVKATVMAQLGAAMVEAIDHVADDGPATDRALARLRATGQAYVDFAVAEPGLFRTAFAPDGTEPSEETVPPGLHPFQILRGCVDDLVAVGMLAPTRRDGFDEAAWAAVHGAATLFLDGPLGMAGTDRQHLITRRLLDAFGDSLR; from the coding sequence ATGGCGACCGCCTCCTACCACCACGGAAACCTGCGGCAGGCCCTTCTCGACCACGGCGTCGCGCTGGCCAGGGCGGGTGGGCCGGACGCGGTGGTGTTGCGCGACGTCCAGCGCCTGGCCGGGGTGAGCAACTCGGCTGCCTATCGGCACTACGCCGACCGGCGGGCGTTGCTGGCGGCGGTGAAAGCGACGGTGATGGCTCAGCTCGGTGCGGCGATGGTCGAGGCGATCGACCACGTCGCAGACGACGGTCCCGCCACCGACCGGGCGTTGGCCCGGTTGCGCGCCACCGGCCAGGCTTACGTCGACTTCGCCGTGGCCGAGCCGGGGCTGTTCCGCACCGCGTTCGCCCCGGACGGCACCGAACCCAGCGAAGAGACGGTGCCGCCTGGGTTACATCCGTTCCAGATCCTCCGCGGCTGCGTCGACGACCTGGTGGCCGTTGGCATGCTCGCGCCGACCCGACGCGACGGCTTCGACGAGGCAGCGTGGGCGGCGGTCCACGGTGCTGCGACGTTGTTTCTGGACGGCCCGCTCGGCATGGCGGGAACCGACCGACAGCACCTGATCACCCGACGCCTGCTCGACGCGTTCGGCGACAGCCTGCGGTAG
- a CDS encoding bifunctional nitrate reductase/sulfite reductase flavoprotein subunit alpha, producing MDSGRECADHIRTACSYCGVGCGIEVRTTPGPGGPVIASVVGDRLHPTNSGRLCTKGATHAELMGSADGRAMTALIRRARGEELEAAPVDEAVATVGTRLADIVARHGPDSVALYVSGQMSLEAQYLATKLAKGYIRTVNIESNSRLCMASAATGYKQSLGADGPPGSYTDIDCAELFFVIGANMADCHPILFLRMADRLRAGAKLIVVDPRRTATADKADLFLQIRPGTDLALLNGLLHLLVESGDIDHDFIATHTEGWAGMPEFLADYPPATVAELTGLPESDIRCAATMIAQAGEWMSLWTMGLNQSTHGTSNTNAICNLHLATGAICRPGSGPLSLTGQPNAMGGREMGYMGPGLPGQRSVASAEDRSFVEAMWGLEPATIRTEVNRGTIDMFERMAAGDIKACWIICTNPVASVPNRASVIAGLQAAELVVTQDAYADTATNRYADVVLPAALWAESDAVMVNSERNLTLVRQCVSPVGQARPDWQLICQVAAAMGFGAHFDYQSSEQIFDEIRGFANPRTGYDIRGVSYQRLRETPVQWPCPPGDTDDRHPIRYLADGVLTFATPSGRAVFHARPHMEPHECPEDAFPLLLNTGRLPHQWHTMTKTGRVDTLTRLDNGPFVEIHPADAAALDILDGQPVQVSSRRGRAVLPAVVTDRVRPGNCFAPFHWNDVHGREVTVNAVTTDAVDPDSLQPELKVCAVRLHPVGAPPVPARLDRTHLAGTGPVVLWASQTGNAEDLATRLVDEFAAQGINAELAAMADVDPSRLAGVRNVFVVTSTFGDGGPPDNGAAFWDRLGAPDAPTMDGLEFAVLGIGDRSYGQFCGHARALDTRLAELGGRRLLDRHDTEIHDDDTVDGWIRRIVALVNPAAVPSIPTVSTPRRFTRANPIHAKLSRNLRLTPRSAAKEVREFGFDISEHDVGYSVGDSLGVMPINDDDDVAEWLSVTGLSGDDVVEVDGVECSLREALTTSYDICRLTPNLVTFLAGTATDKAVVKHLRSALADLESWRLGRNGIDAIRAFGVRADAQQWQDALVRLTPRFYSISSSPLISPHEVQLTVSVVRYAGPDGARRGGVCSTYLADRAGDAATPIFLQRSPHFRPPQDRCAPIVMIGAGTGIAPFRGFLQERRALGHTGRNWLFFGDQHRTENFYYRDDLTEMVSDGVLSRLDLAFSRDQPKRIYVQNKMIDNGALLWGWLQDGAHVYVCGDADGMATGVDAALSTIIATHGRLDAEAAHDYKRELVATKRYLRDVY from the coding sequence GTGGATTCCGGGAGAGAGTGTGCCGACCACATCCGCACCGCCTGCTCGTATTGCGGCGTCGGGTGTGGCATCGAGGTGCGCACCACACCCGGACCTGGAGGTCCGGTCATCGCCAGTGTTGTCGGTGACCGGCTTCACCCCACCAACTCGGGTCGCCTGTGCACAAAGGGTGCCACTCATGCCGAGCTGATGGGCAGTGCCGACGGTCGCGCGATGACTGCCCTGATCCGGCGCGCCCGCGGCGAGGAGCTCGAAGCCGCCCCGGTCGACGAGGCAGTGGCGACGGTCGGCACCCGCCTGGCGGACATCGTCGCGCGGCACGGCCCGGACTCGGTCGCCCTCTACGTCTCCGGCCAGATGTCGCTCGAGGCGCAGTACCTCGCCACCAAACTCGCCAAAGGTTACATCCGCACGGTCAACATCGAGTCCAACTCGCGACTGTGCATGGCCAGTGCCGCGACCGGCTACAAGCAATCGCTCGGAGCCGACGGTCCGCCCGGCTCCTACACCGACATCGACTGTGCGGAGCTGTTTTTCGTCATCGGCGCGAATATGGCCGATTGCCATCCGATTCTGTTTCTCCGAATGGCGGATCGGCTGCGGGCCGGGGCCAAGTTGATCGTCGTCGACCCACGGCGCACCGCCACGGCCGACAAGGCCGACCTCTTCCTCCAGATCCGGCCGGGCACCGACCTGGCGCTGCTCAACGGGCTGCTGCATCTGCTGGTGGAATCCGGCGACATCGACCACGATTTCATCGCAACGCACACCGAGGGTTGGGCGGGCATGCCCGAATTCCTCGCCGACTATCCACCGGCCACGGTGGCCGAGCTCACCGGCCTGCCCGAGTCCGACATCCGCTGTGCGGCAACGATGATCGCTCAAGCCGGCGAGTGGATGTCGCTGTGGACCATGGGGCTCAACCAGAGCACCCACGGCACTTCGAACACCAACGCGATCTGCAACCTGCACCTGGCCACCGGCGCGATCTGCAGGCCCGGCAGCGGTCCGCTGTCACTCACCGGTCAGCCCAACGCGATGGGTGGCCGCGAAATGGGCTACATGGGGCCGGGGTTGCCCGGTCAGCGCTCAGTGGCCTCCGCCGAGGACCGGTCGTTCGTCGAAGCGATGTGGGGCCTCGAACCCGCGACGATCCGTACCGAGGTGAACCGCGGAACCATCGACATGTTCGAGCGGATGGCCGCCGGCGACATCAAGGCCTGCTGGATCATCTGTACGAACCCGGTGGCCAGCGTTCCCAACCGCGCGTCGGTGATCGCCGGACTGCAGGCCGCCGAACTCGTGGTCACCCAGGATGCCTACGCCGACACCGCGACCAACCGCTACGCCGACGTGGTTCTGCCCGCGGCGTTGTGGGCCGAGTCCGACGCCGTGATGGTCAACTCCGAACGCAACCTCACCCTTGTCCGGCAATGTGTTTCGCCGGTGGGCCAGGCCAGGCCCGACTGGCAGCTGATCTGCCAGGTCGCCGCTGCGATGGGATTCGGTGCACACTTCGACTATCAGTCCAGTGAACAGATCTTCGACGAGATCCGCGGTTTCGCCAATCCCCGGACCGGATACGACATCCGGGGTGTGAGTTATCAACGGCTGCGGGAAACGCCGGTGCAATGGCCGTGCCCGCCGGGCGACACCGATGACCGGCACCCGATCCGCTACCTCGCCGACGGAGTGCTGACCTTCGCGACTCCGTCCGGCCGTGCCGTCTTCCACGCCCGGCCGCACATGGAACCGCACGAGTGCCCCGAGGATGCTTTCCCGTTGCTGCTCAACACCGGCCGTCTGCCGCACCAGTGGCACACCATGACCAAGACCGGTCGGGTGGACACGCTCACCCGACTCGACAACGGCCCCTTCGTCGAGATCCACCCCGCCGACGCCGCCGCTCTCGACATTCTCGACGGCCAACCCGTGCAGGTGTCGTCGCGGCGCGGACGCGCGGTGCTGCCCGCCGTCGTCACCGACCGGGTACGGCCGGGAAACTGCTTCGCGCCGTTCCACTGGAACGACGTACACGGCCGCGAGGTCACGGTCAACGCGGTGACCACCGATGCTGTCGATCCGGACTCGTTGCAGCCGGAACTGAAGGTGTGCGCGGTGCGCCTGCACCCGGTCGGTGCGCCCCCGGTCCCGGCGCGCCTTGACCGAACGCACCTGGCGGGCACCGGACCGGTGGTGCTGTGGGCATCGCAGACCGGCAACGCCGAGGACCTCGCCACCCGGCTGGTGGATGAGTTTGCGGCACAGGGCATCAACGCCGAACTGGCGGCAATGGCCGATGTCGACCCGAGCCGGCTGGCCGGCGTCAGGAACGTGTTCGTCGTGACGAGCACCTTCGGTGACGGCGGCCCACCGGACAACGGTGCCGCCTTCTGGGACCGGCTCGGCGCACCGGATGCCCCCACCATGGACGGGCTGGAATTCGCCGTCCTGGGCATCGGCGACCGCTCGTACGGCCAGTTCTGCGGACACGCTCGGGCACTGGACACCCGGCTGGCCGAACTCGGTGGCCGCCGGCTTCTCGACCGCCACGACACCGAGATCCACGACGACGACACCGTCGATGGTTGGATCCGGCGAATCGTCGCCCTCGTCAATCCGGCTGCGGTGCCGTCCATCCCGACGGTCTCGACGCCGAGGCGATTCACCCGGGCCAATCCCATCCACGCCAAGCTCAGCCGCAACCTCCGGCTGACGCCACGTTCGGCGGCCAAGGAGGTGCGGGAGTTCGGCTTCGACATCTCCGAGCACGACGTCGGTTACTCGGTCGGCGACTCGCTGGGAGTGATGCCCATCAACGACGACGACGACGTGGCGGAATGGCTGTCGGTCACCGGCCTGTCCGGTGACGACGTCGTCGAGGTCGACGGTGTGGAATGCTCACTGCGGGAAGCGCTGACCACCAGCTACGACATCTGTCGGCTGACCCCGAACCTGGTGACGTTCCTCGCCGGCACCGCCACCGACAAGGCCGTGGTCAAACATCTGCGGTCGGCACTCGCCGACCTGGAGTCATGGCGGTTGGGGCGCAACGGAATCGACGCTATCCGCGCCTTCGGCGTACGGGCTGATGCGCAGCAGTGGCAGGACGCGCTGGTGCGGTTGACACCGCGGTTCTACTCGATCTCGTCGAGCCCGCTCATCAGCCCGCACGAGGTGCAACTCACCGTGTCGGTGGTGCGCTACGCCGGACCGGACGGGGCTCGGCGCGGGGGCGTGTGTTCGACCTACCTGGCCGACCGGGCGGGTGATGCGGCCACTCCGATCTTTCTGCAGCGCTCACCGCATTTCCGCCCGCCGCAGGACCGGTGCGCGCCGATCGTGATGATCGGTGCCGGCACCGGCATCGCGCCGTTTCGCGGGTTTCTACAGGAGCGCCGCGCACTGGGGCACACCGGGCGCAACTGGTTGTTCTTCGGCGATCAGCACCGCACCGAGAACTTCTACTACCGCGACGACCTCACCGAGATGGTCTCCGACGGCGTGCTGAGCCGGCTCGACCTCGCGTTCTCGCGCGACCAGCCCAAGCGAATCTATGTCCAGAACAAGATGATTGACAACGGGGCGCTGCTGTGGGGCTGGCTGCAGGACGGTGCGCATGTGTACGTGTGCGGCGACGCCGACGGGATGGCCACCGGCGTGGACGCCGCGCTGAGCACGATCATCGCCACCCACGGGCGCCTGGATGCCGAAGCCGCCCACGACTACAAGCGCGAACTAGTCGCCACCAAGCGCTATCTGCGCGACGTGTACTGA
- a CDS encoding MFS transporter encodes MQNSSTRSRHDIDDWDAEDVAAWNDGGSKIARRNLIWSIFAEHVGFSVWSIWSVMVLFMPQNVYHIDAAGKFFLVAVPTLVGAVLRIPYTFATAHFGGRNWTIFSALALLVPTALTLYFMAHPGTSYTTLLIVAGFAGLGGGNFASSMTNINAFYPQRYKGWALGLNAGGGNIGVAVIQLVGLLVIATVGNRSPHLVCAAYLVLIAMAAVGASLFMNNLTNQRSDARSLIDVLAHRDSWLISLLYIGTFGSFIGFGFAFGQVLQINFLAGLSHGGPVTPAMTAQASLHAAQIAFIGPVLGSLSRPLGGWLSDRFGGGKVTLYTFFAMIAAAGWLVAAGEIDDATPGPATGATMAAFIAGFIALFILSGMGNGSVYKMIPSIFEAKSKSIDSTTADRSAWSLRMSGALIGIAGAIGGLGGVGVNIALRASYLSPAKSATMAFWVFLGFYMLCAAITWVAYVRTPKRAKVITTDSPAVGSAAAAA; translated from the coding sequence ATGCAGAATTCCTCCACCCGCAGCCGCCACGACATCGACGACTGGGACGCCGAAGACGTCGCGGCCTGGAATGACGGCGGCTCGAAAATCGCACGCCGCAACCTGATTTGGTCGATCTTCGCCGAGCACGTCGGATTCTCGGTGTGGTCCATCTGGTCGGTGATGGTGTTGTTCATGCCGCAGAACGTCTACCACATCGATGCCGCAGGCAAGTTCTTCCTGGTAGCCGTGCCCACCCTGGTCGGAGCGGTCCTGCGCATCCCGTACACGTTCGCCACCGCCCACTTCGGCGGTCGCAACTGGACGATCTTCTCGGCTCTGGCACTCCTGGTCCCGACGGCGCTGACGCTGTACTTCATGGCACACCCGGGCACGTCCTACACGACGCTGCTGATCGTGGCCGGTTTCGCCGGACTGGGCGGCGGAAACTTCGCCTCGTCGATGACCAACATCAACGCCTTCTATCCGCAGCGATACAAGGGCTGGGCGCTGGGCCTCAACGCCGGTGGCGGAAACATCGGTGTCGCCGTCATCCAGCTCGTCGGACTGCTGGTCATCGCCACCGTCGGAAACCGCTCGCCGCATCTGGTCTGTGCCGCCTACCTGGTCCTGATCGCCATGGCGGCAGTCGGCGCATCGTTGTTCATGAATAACCTCACCAACCAGCGCAGCGACGCGCGTTCGCTCATCGATGTTCTGGCACATCGTGATTCGTGGCTGATCTCACTGCTCTACATCGGTACCTTCGGGTCGTTCATCGGCTTCGGCTTCGCGTTCGGTCAGGTGCTGCAGATCAACTTCCTGGCCGGACTGTCGCACGGCGGCCCCGTCACCCCGGCGATGACCGCGCAGGCATCGCTGCACGCGGCCCAGATCGCTTTCATCGGACCGGTGCTCGGCTCCCTGTCGCGTCCGCTGGGTGGCTGGCTGTCGGATCGCTTCGGCGGTGGCAAGGTCACGCTCTACACGTTCTTCGCGATGATCGCCGCCGCCGGCTGGCTGGTCGCCGCCGGCGAGATCGACGACGCGACCCCGGGACCGGCGACAGGTGCCACCATGGCCGCGTTCATCGCCGGATTCATCGCGCTGTTCATCCTCTCCGGGATGGGAAACGGCTCGGTCTACAAGATGATCCCGTCGATCTTCGAGGCCAAGTCGAAGAGCATCGACTCCACCACGGCGGACCGCAGCGCCTGGTCGCTGCGGATGTCGGGCGCGCTGATCGGGATCGCAGGTGCGATCGGAGGTCTCGGCGGGGTGGGCGTCAACATCGCACTGCGGGCGTCCTACCTGTCGCCGGCGAAATCCGCCACCATGGCCTTCTGGGTGTTCCTCGGCTTCTACATGCTGTGCGCGGCGATCACCTGGGTGGCCTACGTCCGAACGCCGAAGAGAGCCAAGGTCATCACTACCGACAGCCCCGCGGTCGGCAGCGCCGCAGCCGCCGCATGA
- the nirB gene encoding nitrite reductase large subunit NirB codes for MTAPSRTVVVIGHGMVGHRFVEALRDRDRDGSWRVVVLCEEPTAAYDRVGLSSYIDGWDRASLALSGNDYAGDRLVDLRVGQPATAIDRDAREVVTSTGERIGYDAVVLATGSYPFVPPIPGSDLDRCFVYRTLEDLDAIRTAVSATRQGATGIVVGGGLLGLEAANALRMLGLTPHVLERSPRLMPIQVDEGGGALLNRLITELGIVVHTDVASTEIVDTGDGITVALSNGDQLDAAVLVFSAGVRPRDELARDCGLPIAERGGVLTDISCATGDPRVYAIGEVAAVEGRCYGLVAPGYTMAEVVADRLVGGTAEFPGADLSTKLKLLGVDVASFGDAHASTPGALEVVLNDAVNQTYAKLVVSDDVSTLLGGILVGDASAYSTLRPLVGRPLPADPATLISPTGAEVGVGALPDDAQICSCNAVSKHSICGAIADGAHDVPAIKCATAAGTSCGSCIPMLKRLLESQGVVMSKALCEHFQQSRAELFQIIASTGIRTFSALIAEYGTGTGCDICKPVVASILASTSSDHILDGETAALQDTNDHFLANIQRNGTYSVVPRLPGGEVTPEQLMVIAQVAKDFGLYTKITGGQRIDLFGARVEQLPQIWKRLVDAGMESGHAYGKSLRTVKSCVGSSWCRYGVQDSVAMAVALELRYRGLRSPHKIKMGVSGCQRECAEARGKDVGVIATEKGWNLYVGGNGGANPKHAQLLAGDLDSDSLVRYIDRYLMFYIRTADRLQRTAVWQETIDGGLDHIRDVVCADSLGIAADLDDAMARHVDGYSDEWAGVLNDQEKLARFVSFVNAPDESDPTVAFDESGPRKVPLLLGMPGSVNAAESRA; via the coding sequence ATGACCGCCCCCAGCCGGACCGTCGTGGTCATCGGTCACGGCATGGTCGGCCACCGGTTCGTCGAAGCACTGCGCGATCGCGACCGCGACGGAAGCTGGCGGGTGGTGGTGCTCTGCGAGGAACCGACCGCGGCCTACGATCGGGTCGGGTTGTCCTCCTACATCGACGGATGGGATCGCGCCAGCTTGGCGCTGTCCGGAAATGACTACGCCGGAGACCGATTGGTCGATCTGCGGGTCGGGCAACCGGCCACCGCGATCGACCGGGACGCCCGCGAGGTGGTCACCTCGACGGGGGAGCGCATCGGCTACGACGCGGTGGTGCTGGCCACCGGCTCGTACCCCTTCGTGCCGCCCATCCCCGGCAGCGATCTGGACCGGTGCTTTGTCTACCGGACCCTGGAAGACCTCGACGCGATCCGCACGGCCGTGTCGGCGACCCGGCAAGGGGCGACCGGCATCGTCGTCGGCGGCGGTCTGCTGGGGCTGGAAGCCGCCAACGCGTTGCGCATGCTGGGGCTGACTCCGCATGTGCTGGAACGGTCCCCGCGGCTGATGCCCATCCAGGTCGACGAGGGCGGTGGGGCACTGCTGAACCGGCTGATCACCGAGCTCGGCATCGTCGTGCACACCGATGTGGCGTCCACCGAGATCGTCGACACCGGTGACGGCATCACGGTGGCACTGTCCAACGGCGACCAGCTCGACGCCGCGGTGCTGGTCTTTTCCGCCGGCGTGCGCCCACGTGACGAGCTGGCCCGGGACTGTGGTCTGCCGATCGCCGAGCGCGGCGGAGTGCTGACCGACATCAGTTGCGCCACCGGCGATCCCCGGGTGTACGCGATCGGTGAGGTGGCGGCGGTCGAAGGCCGCTGTTACGGCCTGGTCGCGCCCGGTTACACGATGGCCGAGGTGGTGGCCGACCGGCTGGTCGGCGGTACCGCCGAATTTCCGGGTGCCGATCTGTCCACCAAGCTCAAGCTGCTCGGTGTCGACGTCGCGAGCTTCGGCGACGCCCACGCCAGCACGCCGGGCGCGCTGGAAGTCGTGCTCAACGACGCCGTCAACCAGACCTACGCCAAACTGGTTGTCTCCGACGATGTGTCGACCCTGCTGGGTGGCATCCTGGTCGGTGATGCGAGCGCCTACTCGACCCTGCGCCCGCTGGTCGGCAGGCCGCTTCCGGCCGACCCGGCGACACTGATCTCGCCGACCGGGGCCGAGGTCGGGGTGGGTGCGCTGCCCGACGACGCGCAGATCTGCTCGTGCAACGCGGTATCCAAGCACAGCATCTGCGGCGCGATCGCGGACGGCGCCCACGACGTACCGGCGATCAAGTGTGCGACCGCTGCCGGAACCTCCTGTGGCAGTTGCATTCCGATGCTCAAGCGGCTCCTGGAGTCGCAGGGTGTCGTGATGTCGAAGGCGCTGTGCGAACACTTCCAGCAGTCCCGCGCGGAGCTGTTCCAGATCATCGCATCGACCGGTATCCGGACCTTTTCGGCGCTGATCGCCGAGTACGGGACCGGCACCGGCTGTGACATCTGCAAGCCGGTTGTCGCGTCGATCCTGGCATCCACGTCGTCGGACCACATCCTCGACGGCGAGACCGCCGCACTGCAGGACACCAACGACCATTTCCTGGCCAACATTCAGCGCAACGGCACGTATTCGGTGGTGCCGCGGTTGCCCGGCGGTGAGGTCACACCCGAGCAGCTGATGGTGATCGCCCAGGTGGCAAAGGATTTCGGCCTGTACACCAAGATCACCGGCGGTCAGCGGATCGACCTGTTCGGTGCCCGCGTCGAGCAACTGCCGCAGATCTGGAAGAGGCTGGTCGACGCAGGTATGGAATCCGGGCACGCGTACGGCAAATCGCTGCGCACGGTGAAGAGCTGCGTCGGGTCGTCCTGGTGCCGCTACGGTGTTCAGGACTCGGTCGCGATGGCCGTCGCGCTCGAATTGCGGTATCGGGGCTTGCGTTCACCGCACAAGATCAAGATGGGGGTGTCGGGCTGCCAACGCGAATGTGCCGAGGCCCGCGGCAAGGACGTCGGGGTGATCGCCACCGAGAAGGGCTGGAACCTCTACGTCGGCGGTAACGGCGGCGCCAACCCCAAGCACGCGCAGCTGTTGGCCGGCGACCTGGATTCCGATTCCCTGGTCCGCTACATCGACCGATACCTGATGTTCTACATCCGCACCGCAGACCGCTTGCAGCGCACCGCCGTCTGGCAGGAGACCATCGACGGTGGGCTCGATCACATCCGGGACGTGGTGTGCGCGGACTCGTTGGGGATCGCCGCGGATCTCGACGACGCGATGGCGCGCCACGTTGATGGCTACTCCGACGAGTGGGCGGGCGTGCTCAACGATCAGGAGAAACTGGCGCGCTTCGTGTCATTCGTCAACGCCCCCGACGAGTCGGACCCGACGGTCGCGTTCGATGAGAGCGGCCCGCGCAAGGTGCCGCTGCTGCTCGGCATGCCCGGCAGCGTCAACGCGGCGGAAAGCCGCGCGTAA
- the nirD gene encoding nitrite reductase small subunit NirD codes for MTVLADTRVGLDLDVWTPACPRSALLAGRGVAVLLPGGAQAALFLLADGTLAAVGNIDPFGRAAVMSRGLVGDRRGEPTVASPLLKQVFSLVDGRCLDDESHALPVYDVRVVDGFVEIRSR; via the coding sequence ATGACAGTTCTTGCAGATACCCGCGTGGGGCTCGACCTCGACGTGTGGACGCCCGCGTGCCCGCGCAGCGCGCTGCTGGCCGGACGCGGGGTCGCGGTGTTGCTGCCCGGCGGCGCGCAGGCGGCGTTGTTCTTGCTGGCCGACGGAACGCTGGCCGCGGTCGGCAACATCGACCCGTTCGGCCGTGCCGCGGTCATGTCGCGCGGCCTGGTCGGGGACCGGCGCGGTGAGCCCACGGTCGCCTCACCGCTACTCAAACAGGTGTTCTCCCTGGTCGACGGTCGCTGCCTCGACGACGAGTCACACGCACTGCCGGTCTACGACGTCAGGGTGGTCGATGGATTCGTCGAGATCAGAAGTCGCTGA
- a CDS encoding uroporphyrinogen-III synthase codes for MDSSRSEVADPLAGFTVGVTAARRAEEFITLLERRGAAVVHAPTIRIVPLVDDVELHRVTEQLIAEPPDLVVVTTGIGFRGWVEAGHGWDVHDGLLAALGSTRILARGPKARGAVRQAGLCEEWSPESESSVEVLERLLSEGVDQLRIAVQLHGAASEWEPDTDICDALTRAGAQVVKVPVYRWEQPEDTRRIDQLIGMIVNSDVDAVSFTSAPAVASLLERAKAIGALDCLITALRNNVAVFCVGPVTATPLARLGIEPRSPQRYRLGALARLITDELPCLAKQYRAGGHRISVRSASVEVDGELKVLPPAGMALLRRLLVAPGLVVSREELLAELPGGGDDTHAVETAMARLRSALAAPRVVQTVVKRGYRLAVDVEAT; via the coding sequence ATGGATTCGTCGAGATCAGAAGTCGCTGACCCGCTGGCCGGTTTCACCGTGGGGGTGACTGCCGCGCGCCGTGCCGAAGAGTTCATCACGCTGCTGGAGCGGCGCGGTGCCGCGGTCGTGCACGCCCCGACGATCCGGATCGTGCCGCTGGTCGACGACGTCGAACTGCACCGGGTCACCGAACAACTCATCGCCGAGCCACCCGATCTGGTCGTCGTTACCACCGGGATCGGCTTCCGGGGCTGGGTCGAGGCCGGCCACGGCTGGGATGTGCACGACGGTCTGCTCGCCGCACTGGGATCGACGCGCATCCTGGCCCGCGGGCCCAAGGCGCGGGGCGCGGTGCGGCAGGCCGGACTCTGTGAGGAGTGGAGCCCGGAGTCGGAGTCGTCGGTCGAAGTGCTGGAGCGGTTGCTCTCCGAAGGGGTGGACCAGCTGCGGATTGCGGTGCAGTTGCACGGTGCGGCAAGTGAATGGGAGCCCGACACCGACATCTGCGATGCGCTGACCCGGGCAGGCGCCCAGGTGGTGAAGGTGCCGGTGTATCGCTGGGAACAGCCCGAGGACACCCGGCGCATCGACCAGCTGATCGGCATGATCGTCAATTCCGACGTCGACGCGGTGAGCTTCACCAGCGCGCCCGCCGTCGCATCCCTGCTGGAACGCGCGAAAGCCATTGGCGCACTGGACTGTCTGATCACCGCGTTGCGCAACAACGTCGCGGTGTTCTGTGTCGGCCCGGTGACGGCGACCCCACTGGCCCGGCTCGGTATCGAGCCGCGCTCCCCGCAGCGCTATCGCCTCGGCGCGCTGGCCCGCCTCATCACCGACGAATTGCCATGCTTGGCAAAGCAATACAGAGCCGGCGGGCACCGCATCAGCGTTCGCAGTGCCAGTGTCGAGGTGGACGGCGAGCTCAAAGTGCTTCCGCCGGCCGGGATGGCGTTGTTGCGGCGGCTGCTGGTGGCACCGGGTCTGGTGGTGTCCCGCGAGGAGCTGCTCGCCGAACTGCCCGGTGGTGGCGACGACACCCACGCGGTCGAGACCGCGATGGCGCGGCTTCGGTCGGCACTGGCCGCCCCGCGGGTGGTGCAGACCGTCGTCAAACGCGGCTACCGACTCGCCGTGGATGTGGAGGCGACATGA
- a CDS encoding sirohydrochlorin chelatase, protein MTAELILVAHGTRSPQGLATVTEIAAAVAEHVGPVRTAFVDVLGPNPRELLAESTSPAIVVPAFLASGYHVNTDLPARVAESGHACVTITAALGPDPVLAAIMRTRLLEVGWTPGDAVVMAAAGSSDPAARRELVRAAALLGGLVGEVHLGFVATGAPTVADLVARIRAAGRRVFIASYLLAGGVFHTRLAGCGAHGVTDPLGAHPELVALLARRFALTPIPAFSPGGGTIDRCPLN, encoded by the coding sequence ATGACAGCCGAGCTGATCCTGGTCGCCCACGGCACCCGAAGCCCGCAGGGGCTGGCCACCGTCACCGAGATCGCGGCGGCCGTCGCCGAACATGTCGGCCCGGTGCGTACCGCGTTCGTCGACGTCCTCGGCCCCAATCCCCGGGAGCTACTGGCCGAGTCGACGAGCCCCGCGATCGTGGTGCCGGCGTTCCTGGCCTCGGGCTACCACGTCAACACCGACCTGCCTGCGCGGGTCGCGGAGAGCGGACACGCGTGCGTCACCATCACCGCCGCCCTTGGCCCCGATCCGGTGCTGGCCGCGATCATGCGCACCAGGCTGCTCGAGGTGGGCTGGACCCCGGGTGACGCGGTCGTGATGGCGGCCGCCGGGTCCTCCGATCCGGCGGCCCGGCGCGAACTGGTCCGGGCCGCCGCCCTGCTGGGCGGTCTGGTGGGCGAGGTGCACCTCGGCTTCGTCGCCACCGGCGCACCGACGGTCGCCGACCTGGTGGCCCGGATCCGAGCGGCCGGGCGCCGGGTGTTCATCGCCTCCTACCTGCTCGCGGGGGGCGTCTTCCACACCAGGCTGGCCGGTTGCGGTGCGCACGGAGTGACCGACCCGCTGGGCGCGCATCCCGAACTCGTGGCGTTGTTGGCCCGCCGGTTCGCGCTCACCCCAATTCCCGCATTCAGCCCTGGTGGTGGCACCATTGATCGGTGTCCGCTGAACTGA